Genomic window (Zingiber officinale cultivar Zhangliang chromosome 2B, Zo_v1.1, whole genome shotgun sequence):
AGTCCCTTAAGTCCGACCGACTCTAGGACCGACCGACTATATGCTAAGAAACTTGTGTTTGAAGAGTGATGAGCTAAGCCTTAAAGACAAGTGGTATGCCTGGTGATATGCATCCTGATTGTCTCCTTGATGTTGACTGtcacctcaccttgactttgactgtcatatCATCTTGACTATCGGGTCCGCCTTACTTTCGAGGTCACTCGCAACACGCTATATCAGATGACTTTCTCAATCAACGATGATTCATTCAAATAAACTTTTGTGCCGACGTTCGTGATACTGGCCATCCCTCTTAGTTCATCTATATTTTGTGGCTCatctatatttttcaaatttattggtGACTAATAGAAAACTTTCATAGGATCAGATCGAACCGATCACTTCCAAATGGATGAAGGATAGAAATATCGACCACTTGAGCTTTTTAAAAAATGGTAAATTACTTAACAATGTAGTTTAAGTTTTGTATTATCCAAATTGAGTAGGCAATTTTGAAAATACCTAAATCGTGTATTTGATACCTATTTTGTCCCTCCATTCGTTCTCTTTCACTTGCCGAATCGATTACTACATTGTGGCATGACAATCGATTCAGTATATTTATGTGATAAAAAAGGGGTTTTAATTGACTACTAACAAtcaatttaaaactttttttaaaaaaattaattaaaaagtttctATGATAAAATAGTTCACTGTTGTCATATGGTGTATCAAATTAGGAGAATTAGATAAGTACATATGATTTTGTTTTATATCATTTCAAATTTTGTGGGTTCATCAGTCGGTTTTAAAAACATTTGTGTTTAAAACATTGCTTATATGTGCTTCTTGAATTTATTTAGTGGCcggtagaaaatttttatagaacCATATCGGATCGATCACCTCCAAGTGGATGAAGGATAGAAATATCTGACCActtgagtttttttaaaaaaatcataacatAGTTATTTATGAAAGACACATTTCTTAATTACCTTGAGCTAATGGTATAGTGACAAGATgtcttctctattttttttaggTATCTAAGAATCGAATTTCAATTTAATGTATTTTTCTTAATAGGTGGTTGAACTAAAAACATTGGACTGATGAGCCACCCCTTATGAGTATTTTTTGATTTACTCTTCTGACCGataaaaaatttttataggaCCAAATCGATCACCTCTAagattaatcaacttaaattgaatatttaatatcAACTAACAACTAAAACAGGAAAAAGCATTTCTTAAattcaaagaacaagttgatgaCATAATGTAATTAATTACTTTATGTGGGCGATGCCACTAAGCTTTCTCCACCATAGACCATCAAAAGGAATGACTAATTCTCATGTGATGATGAGTTGAATGGATTAGCGTTTATAGCTTAAGCAACAAGGAAACCTTTACGTGCCGCGTCTATCTTTGATAGATATGTCACCTTGTAAAAGTAACCACAAGTGTGatagtaaaatcaaattttgaatctcaaatgagataaataattttaatttgtatGTGTTTCAAATTTATCCAGGGAAAAATTATCTACTTTTAGAATTAATTGAATGAATTTCAAACACCtaaatttaaaaaagattttaaatgtaAATTGTGCCTTGGATTTATCTATAGTCGAACTAGATAGAACATCATCTACCTTCAGATTTAGTTGGGCGAAGATTAAAATGTTCAAATTGACATAAAAAAGCCATGCACGACCTTTGGATCGTAAAAGAAGACTGTCTGTCAAGGACAGATCAAAAGAAGACTTTAACAGTGTGTAACTCCTCAAGTCTGTTATTTTGTACATCACCCTGCCATTTCTCTAAAAGTTAAAGTGCGAGGCAAACACTACTGTCTGAGATAGGCCAGTTAGGTTTTCAGAAATAATAAAAGGGTGGTGTGATATGAGCCATGATCTCTCAAATAAAACCTAATTAAGAAGGTTTCTGTGATAAGGAGGGAAATGAGGTGGAAAGGGGCATCCACAAGGCACCAAGAGCTTGTCTCTGCCATATCCTTACCTAAGAGAATGCACCATAAGCTGCTTTAAACCAGACTCAATCCACTAACAAGTAATTTAGTGTGCTTTGCAACATAAAGCTCGCATGAAATCACCATGCACAATATGCTCATCTAGTTACATTTTAATCTCCAAAATAAAACCTTTGCTTTTAGGTATCAAACAATGAAAAATCCTCACTTtatgagaagaaaaagaaaaggaatgtcTGCTAGCTGTTATCTGATGCActgttgctttttttttttttttgtttttacttggatatataaaataaatgaatGATCCATTCCTATATAAAAGCATCAAAAGCTACTCACCCAGAATTATAAGCCAAGAAGAAGCTCATGCCATTAATCCAGTTCTATTTCATGATCAACTCAAAATGGCTGGTGAGAAAGAAGCTTCGAGGAGGGGTCTGGACTTGGAATGGCAAGTGACAGTTTCCGGCGCCGCTGGCTCATCGGTGAAGACAGAGGCTCAGTCGCCACTCGCGGTGCTGTGGGTTTGTAATCTGGTGTCAGGCTTGAGGCTGAAGGCCTGGAGCTTGGGGAGGAGAGTGTGGCAGATCGGCGCTGATGATCCGAGAAAGGTCATCCATGGCATGAAAGTGGGGCTCGCATTGGTTCTGACCTCTGTTTTCTACTACACCAGGCCGCTGTACGATGGAGTCGGTGGCACTGCTATGTGGGCTGTGATGACAGTGGTGGTGGTCTTTGAGTACACAGTAGGTACGTGCATGAAAGGCCCTTTCCCGTCTTTATATGCAATTAATGCATGATGGATACACTCAATTTAACTAGTAATAGTTAGACGTTTATCATCATCACATCAATTAATTACATTTCTTTCATGTCCTAAACGGACGGATGAATTTCTCAATCAATGAGGATTCCATTTCTTATAAAAGTCTGTGGCGATCGAATAAATTAAAAGGATAGATGCATGCCATAACCATGCAGGTGGCACCTTGTACAAAGGACTCAACAGGGCTACTGCGACAGTGAGCGCTGGATCTCTAGCGTTTGGCATCCACTGGCTCGCCATCAAATCTGGCAAAACTGCAGATCACATCATTCTCGGAACCTCAATCTTCATATTATGTACGTAAACAAACCATCACTACTTTCTGCTAAACCAAAATTACTAATCAGTCGAGTACCGCCGCCTGCATGTATGGACAGCCTCTGCCGCAACGTTCTTCAGGTTCATTCCGACCCTCAAAGCCCGATTCGACTACGGACTCATGATCTTCATCTTGACCTTCAACTTGGTGGCCGTGTCCGGCTATCGCGTCGACCAGCTGCTGGCCTTGGCCCAGTGGCGGTTCTGCACCATCACGCTCGGCTTCTGCATCTGCCTCACCGTGTGCACTGTCGTCCGGCCAGTCTGGGCCGGGGAGGAGCTCCATTGCCTCACCACTCGCAACATGGAAAAGCTCGCAGAGTCCCTACAAGGTATTCTCTTTTTGATTTTTAGGCGCCCCATCCCAAATTATTATTCTATGACATATAAATATTAGGTGCTACAAGGTTCTATGCATTAAATTTAACAGCTGCAACTTGGATTAAATCAAATCTATATTATACCGGCTATAAAATCATGACTATTATAATACGTcctctcggatgggtctagtggctagtgcatgaggtattgtcatcataagatctggggttcgaatctcgacaaaatcgagataaatacctcccttgTGT
Coding sequences:
- the LOC122049536 gene encoding aluminum-activated malate transporter 10-like: MAGEKEASRRGLDLEWQVTVSGAAGSSVKTEAQSPLAVLWVCNLVSGLRLKAWSLGRRVWQIGADDPRKVIHGMKVGLALVLTSVFYYTRPLYDGVGGTAMWAVMTVVVVFEYTVGGTLYKGLNRATATVSAGSLAFGIHWLAIKSGKTADHIILGTSIFILSSAATFFRFIPTLKARFDYGLMIFILTFNLVAVSGYRVDQLLALAQWRFCTITLGFCICLTVCTVVRPVWAGEELHCLTTRNMEKLAESLQESVAEYLKEEQEEEEEEDSEECKHNCSSQKLQGFKCVLNSKASEDSLANLARWEPPHGCFSYGHPWRQYLKIGAAMRHCAYCIESLTNCCISSENLELPDSVRSHLADAYLKLSSDSAKVLKELAGSFKSMRKPSSVDYLVKDMKNTADELQTALSSVPQEATVLIMETLPLITVASLLIEISKRVEGVAVATKGVTGLSCFRPSDGDDELKVLNKVVPAMA